Proteins found in one Fusarium oxysporum Fo47 chromosome V, complete sequence genomic segment:
- a CDS encoding serine hydroxymethyltransferase-domain-containing protein encodes MSLAGVRGTSRVLRNIARPAAVSVTCTRAASSIALEDQQQALSAHLSKADPAVFDIIEKEKDRQKHFINLIPSENFTSQAVLDALGSVMQNKYSEGYPGARYYGGNEFIDQAERLCQQRALESFGLDPKLWGVNVQALSGAPANLYVYSALLNTHDRLMGLDLPHGGHLSHGYQTPTKKISAISKYFETLPYRLDETTGYIDYDKLEEMASIYRPKIIVAGASAYSRLIDYQRMREICDKINAYLLADIAHISGLVAAKVIPGPFAYADIVTTTSHKSLRGPRGALIFYRKGVRRQNPKTKEDILYDLEGPINSSVFPGHQGGPHNHTITALAVALKQAQTPEFQAYQSQVLKNAKAFAKRLSEPKGKGGLGYKLVSGGTDNHLVLADLKPQGIDGGRVERVLELVGVAANKNTVPGDRSALVPGGLRMGTPAMTTRGFNEDDFVRVADVVDRAVTITSRIDKAARKAAEEKGEKSPGKIKVFLDHLGDGETESEIVQLRSEVEDWVGTYPLPWSTSE; translated from the exons ATGTCTCTCGCCGGCGTGAGAGGCACCTCGCGTGTCCTGCGTAACATCGCAAGGCCAGCTGCTGTATCCGTGACATGTACTCGTGCCGCATCTTCCATAGCTCTGGAGGACCAGCAGCAG GCCCTCTCAGCCCATCTGAGCAAAGCTGACCCCGCTGTCTTCGACATCATTGAGAAG GAGAAAGACCGCCAGAAGCATTTCATCAATCTGATTCCCTCCGAAAACTTTACGTCGCAGGCTGTACTCGATGCTCTTGGTAGCGTGATGCAGA ATAAATACTCGGAAGGATACCCAGGGGCCCGCTACTACGGCGGGAATGAATTCATCGACCAGGCCGAAAGGCTTTGTCAACAGCGCGCCCTTGAATCGTTCGGCCTCGACCCAAAGTTATGGGGTGTCAATGTTCAAG CTCTCTCTGGCGCTCCAGCGAACCTCTATGTCTACTCTGCCTTGCTCAACACCCATGATCGGTTAATGGGTCTAGACCTACCACATGGCGGCCATCTATCTCATGGTTACCAAACGCCCACAAAGAAGATTTCAGCGATATCAAAGTACTTCGAAACTCTACCGTACCGACTGGACGAGACTACAGGATACATCGACTACGACaagttggaggagatggcAAGCATATATAGGCCAAAGATTATTGTCGCCGGTGCGAGTGCTTATAGTCGACTAATCGACTATCAGCGCATGCGGGAGATCTGCGACAAGATCAACGCCTACCTACTGGCCGACATCGCCCATATTTCTGGCCTTGTTGCAGCAAAGGTCATTCCTGGTCCCTTCGCCTACGCCGATATCGTAACCACAACGAGCCACAAGAGCCTAAGAGGTCCCCGAGGTGCTCTGATCTTTTATAGGAAAGGCGTGCGGAGACAAAATCCCAAGACGAAGGAAGATATTCTTTATGATCTCGAAGGTCCTATCAACAGCTCTGTGTTTCCCGGTCACCAAGGCGGTCCGCATAACCACACCATCACCGCTCTTGCTGTAGCTCTCAAGCAAGCCCAAACTCCAGAGTTCCAAGCATATCAGTCCCAGGTTCTGAAAAACGCCAAAGCTTTCGCAAAGCGGCTGAGCGAGCCCAAGGGCAAAGGCGGCTTGGGATACAAGCTTGTCAGCGGAGGTACAGACAACCACTTGGTCCTGGCTGATCTCAAACCCCAGGGCATTGATGGTGGTCGAGTTGAGCGTGTCTTGGAGTTGGTAGGTGTGGCGGCCAACAAAAACACAGTCCCGGGGGATCGTTCTGCTTTGGTTCCTGGTGGCCTTCGCATGGGTACTCCTGCCATGACTACCCGTGGCTTTAACGAGGATGATTTTGTTCGTGTTGCTGACGTTGTGGATCGTGCCGTCACCATTACTTCTCGTATCGACAAAGCTGCTAGAAAAGCAGCAGAGGAGAAAGGTGAGAAGAGCCCTGGCAAGATAAAGGTTTTCCTAGACCACCTCGGTGATGGTGAGACGGAATCCGAAATTGTCCAACTACGaagtgaggttgaggattGGGTTGGCACATATCCTCTTCCATGGAGCACCTCAGAATAA
- a CDS encoding WD40-repeat-containing domain protein, which yields MTPKRSLSPADEQQPNPKRPRFEDLESVTMQIEDEESRSIESSVPNPHYQARTGLQRSIAMVLNHDGFQGASPEAMESFTGMVETYLEGMIEAAKTLALAARREHPIPTDFEHALRRHNVSVSSLKPHLKPPVSKTQLFPGYVDVLPEDLDAYTTLPLLGEELSGQPDKDEKEYVPSSFPNFPSKHTYKFTPQEDTSIRDSKKIREEAARTAQQGEDALRRLVRASKMRKQKEVKNLVERDAHGKERFRLWESTMKRFMATEGRGENTDQMEIADHSMIVNGEALFSRKEVPKAGKRTAALAKKACLKPHSYCVVCGSHTYATSGLDNATLLRKFRNLTKLGRYDSQPPSLPTRPRFCRAAFDFSFFLKHLDPLHRLVTANMAEQLILKGTLEGHNGWVTSLATSMENPNMLLSASRDKTLIIWNLTRDETQYGYPKRSLHGHSHIVSDCVISSDGAYALSASWDKTLRLWELASGTTTRRFVGHTNDVLSVSFSADNRQIVSGSRDRTIKLWNTLGDCKYTITEKGHTEWASCVRFSPNPQNPVIVSAGWDKLVKVWELSTCKLQTDHIGHTGYINTVTISPDGSLCASGGKDGTTMLWDLNESKHLYSLNANDEIHALVFSPNRYWLCAATASSIIIFDLEKKSKVDELKPEFPAVGKKSREPECVSLAWSADGQTLFAGYTDNIIRAWGVMSRA from the exons ATGACACCCAAACGAAGTCTATCGCCTGCCGATGAGCAACAGCCTAACCCGAAACGCCCTCGCTTCGAAGACTTGGAAAGCGTCACGATGCAGatcgaggatgaagagtCTCGCTCGATTGAATCCTCGGTACCGAATCCGCATTATCAAGCTAGAACGGGACTTCAGCGTTCGATCGCAATGGTTCTCAACCACGATGGGTTTCAGGGAGCAAGCCCCGAGGCAATGGAGAGCTTCACAGGGATGGTAGAGACGT ATCTGGAGGGCATGATTGAAGCTGCCAAAACCCTCGCACTGGCTGCTCGTCGCGAGCATCCTATCCCGACCGACTTTGAGCATGCGCTACGACGGCACAATGTTAGCGTCTCCTCGCTGAAACCGCACCTGAAGCCTCCTGTCTCAAAGACGCAACTGTTTCCTGGCTATGTTGATGTACTACCCGAGGACCTCGATGCATACACGACGCTACCACTTCTGGGTGAAGAGCTCAGTGGACAACCAGACAAAGACGAGAAAGAATAtgttccttcttctttccccAACTTTCCCAGCAAACACACGTACAAGTTCACTCCTCAGGAGGATACTAGCATTCGTGACTCGAAGAAAATACGAGAGGAAGCCGCAAGGACGGCCCAGCAGGGCGAGGATGCTCTTAGACGACTAGTCCGTGCATCCAAAATGCGTAAGCAGAAGGAGGTCAAGAATTTAGTGGAGCGTGATGCACATGGCAAAGAACGATTTCGTCTATGGGAATCCACGATGAAGAGGTTTATGGCAACTGAGGGTAGAGGGGAGAATACCGATCAAATGGAGATCGCCGACCACAGCATGATCGTCAATGGCGAGGCGTTGTTCTCGCGTAAGGAGGTTCCCAAGGCTGGTAAACGAACAGCTGCCTTGGCCAAAAAGGCG TGTTTGAAGCCACATAGTTACTGTGTCGTTTGC GGCAGCCACACCTACGCCACGTCTGGCTTGGATAACGCCACACTGCTCAGAAAATTCAGAAACCTGACCAAGTTG GGCAGGTACGATTCGCAACCGCCTTCCCTTCCGACTCGGCCTAGGTTTTGCAGAGCAGCCTTtgatttctctttcttcctcaAGCACCTTGATCCTCTGCATCGCCTCGTCACCGCAAACATGGCCGAACAATTGATCCTGAAGGGCACTCTCGAGGGCCAC AATGGCTGGGTCACCAGTCTGGCTACCTCCATGGAGAA CCCCAACATGCTCCTGTCTGCCTCCCGAGACAAGACCCTGATCATCTGGAACCTCACTCGCGATGAGACCCAGTACGGCTACCCCAAGCGATCCCTCCACGGCCACTCTCACATCGTCTCCGACTGT GTTATCTCCTCTGACGGTGCCTACGCTCTGTCTGCCTCTTGGGACAAGACTCTGCGTCTCTGGGAGCTCGCCAGCGGTACTACCACTCGACGATTCGTCGGCCACACCAACGACGTCCTTTCCGTCAGCTTCTCTGCCGACAACCGCCAGATCGTCTCCGGTTCTCGCGACCGAACCATCAAGCTCTGGAACACTCTCGGTGACTGCAAGTACACCATCACCGAGAAGGGCCACACCGAGTGGGCTTCTTGCGTCCGTTTCAGCCCCAACCCCCAGAACCCTGTCATTGTCTCCGCCGGCTGGGACAAGCTCGTCAAG GTTTGGGAGCTCTCCACCTGCAAGCTCCAGACTGACCACATCGGTCACACCGGCTACATCAACACTGTCACCATCTCCCCCGACGGTTCTCTGTGCGCCTCTGGTGGCAAGGACGGTACCACCATGCTCTGGGATCTTAACGAGTCCAAGCACCTTTACTCTCTCAACGCCAACGACGAGATCCACGCCCTTGTCTTCTCCCCCAACAGATACTGGCTGTGCGCTGCCACCgccagcagcatcatcatcttcgacctcgagaagaagagcaaggttgatgagctcaagcCTGAGTTCCCCGCTGTCGGCAAGAAGAGCCGAGAGCCTGAGTGTGTCAGCTTGGCTTGGTCTGCTGATGGCCAGACTCTGTTCGCTGGCTACACTGACAACATCATCCGTGCCTGGGGTGTCATGTCGAGGGCATAA
- a CDS encoding FtsJ-like methyltransferase-domain-containing protein, with amino-acid sequence MKRTKSTERAARISDLELRHQDNVHQIDLTGRDEEARLLKLRLLTLRDENSSLKDRLVQRDALVKQITKKGKDAHAELAEAKEKLKAQEMQLRKQGNELEGLKVGQDSNKVLQEKLALSHKLDQIQPELEHLKTQLENHRAVVAQKQDLERQLSSIEVELENEKRSKKRMQSKNHDNDQVKEQLDEAKRELEKLKKEHTRELREVRGECDMLEGRVEDTRSKLKKTQGDLKDTRAELASCRAELEEARKALATNKSSKKSVTMKEHPIGKKRAQDLSMEDISIGTPGPDEATLRRPSKKRGAERALVGEKSTFSITPFLNRTKNLSDNMSDELSELHSPTGKSTGASEPVVFEDVAPEAGDSMSMEPVEEAAEPDHQAEDDAVAEEEEQPKAQKARGRPRKALDDAPTTKKNMPVQAKRKAKAAKASSRVEMIAEVDEADEPETEPIEKPKKVPGLLKSNPATASLRIGNDDADTRKKKRKMLGGGNKTLFDDEEAEPAPRPAKIQMGAGRRLKAPLGNVRGAFGGATFSPLKKDRRGVSRVSHTLIATKSFITKNVYFNSSNLMNIRLPSTFPSLGWKLSPCLLHSRPVAESIRWSSSGSRWKQRQGRDAYARGAKVQGLKSRAAFKLLEMDSKYKLFKGNGQTVVDLGYAPGSWSQVAVERTRPNGRVIGIDLIPAQPPRGVATFQGDFLSPVVQEMVKNFILESHQNPPVGQEIEKTGSGTKEGITVDRPSYLDMERHTGQNEPPASGPEGSSKRIVDVVLSDMSAPWEQTTGFSVKTLSNPYHRLMNTSGNGFRDHVGSMDLCAAALQFASDTLRSGGHFVCKFYQGPEDKEFEKKLKTLFTKVFREKPDSSRKVLPEVKS; translated from the exons ATGAAAAGGACCAAGTCCACAGAG CGTGCGGCTCGTATCAGTGACCTTGAGTTGAGACACCAAGACAATGTCCATCAGATTGACCTCACAGGCCGTGATGAGGAAGCTCGTCTCCTAAAGCTGCGACTCTTGACGCTTCGCGATGAAAATTCGTCCCTGAAGGATCGGCTGGTCCAACGAGATGCCCTCGTGAAGCAGATCACGAAAAAGGGAAAAGATGCGCATGCCGAGCTTGCCGAGGCGAAGGAGAAGCTGAAAGCCCAAGAAATGCAGCTCAGAAAACAAGGCAACGAGCTGGAAGGCCTCAAGGTAGG ACAAGACTCAAACAAGGTCTTGCAGGAGAAACTCGCCCTCAGCCATAAGCTTGACCAGATCCAGCCTGAGCTTGAACATCTCAAGACGCAACTCGAAAACCATCGCGCCGTCGTCGCCCAGAAGCAGGATCTCGAGCGTCAGCTTAGTTCGATCGAGGTTGAACTCGAAAATGAGAAGAGATCAAAAAAACGCATGCAATCCAAGAATCATGACAATGATCAAGTGAAGGAACAATTGGATGAAGCGAAGAGAGAATTGGAGAAGCTTAAGAAAGAACACACCAGAGAGCTACGGGAAGTTCGCGGTGAATGTGACATGCTCGAAGGCCGCGTGGAGGATACAAGGAGCAAACTGAAGAAGACACAGGGAGACCTCAAGGACACACGAGCCGAGCTCGCGTCTTGTCGCGCTGAACTGGAGGAAGCTCGTAAGGCTCTGGCGACTAACAAGTCAAGCAAGAAAAGTGTCACTATGAAGGAACATCCcattggaaagaagagagcCCAGGACCTGAGCATGGAAGACATCAGCATCGGAACCCCGGGCCCAGATGAGGCAACCTTGAGACGGCCTTCCAAGAAACGAGGTGCTGAGCGCGCCTTGGTAGGAGAGAAGTCGACGTTCTCCATCACGCCCTTTTTGAACCGTACCAAGAATCTCTCGGATAACATGTCAGATGAGCTAAGCGAACTTCACTCACCTACTGGAAAGTCTACAGGCGCCTCAGAACCTGTTGTCTTTGAAGATGTTGCACCAGAAGCTGGTGATTCTATGTCTATGGAACCCGTAGAGGAAGCTGCAGAGccagatcatcaagctgaggatgatgctgtcgccgaggaagaggagcagcCAAAGGCACAGAAGGCCCGAGGCAGACCAAGGAAAGCCCTGGACGATGCACCAACaacgaagaagaacatgCCTGTCCAGGCAAAGAGAAAGGCCAAGGCAGCCAAGGCTTCTAGTAGAGTCGAGATGATAGCCGAAGTTGACGAGGCTGACGAACCGGAAACTGAACCTAtcgagaagcccaagaaggtGCCGGGACTGCTGAAGTCTAACCCTGCTACGGCGTCGTTGAGAATTGGAAATGATGATGCAGATACacgcaagaagaagcgaaaaaTGCTTGGTGGTGGCAACAAGACTCTGTtcgacgatgaggaggcGGAACCAGCTCCCAGACCAGCAAAGATTCAGATGGGGGCTGGACGTAGGCTCAAGGCACCACTGGGAAATGTTCGTGGTGCATTCGGTGGAGCAACATTCTCGccgttgaagaaggacaGGCGAGGA GTTAGCCGAGTTTCTCACACCTTA ATAGCCACGAAGAGTTTTATCACCAAGAACGTTTACTTCAACTCGTCAAATTTGATGAACATCCGACTGCCTTCGACGTTCCCAAGCCTGGGCTGGAAGCTCAGCCCATGCTTGCTTCATTCACGACCAGTAGCTGAATCGATCCGATGGTCCTCATCGGGGTCTCGTTGGAAACAACGACAAGGCCGTGACGCATATGCACGAGGTGCGAAGGTTCAAGGGCTCAAAAGCCGAGCAGCTTTCAAGCTCCTAGAA ATGGATTCTAAGTACAAGCTGTTTAAAGGCAATGGGCAGACAGTGGTTGACCTG GGATATGCACCAGGCAGTTGGTCACAG GTTGCCGTGGAAAGGACGAGGCCGAATGGCCGGGTCATCGGTATCGACCTCATCCCAGCCCAACCGCCTCGTGGTGTAGCTACCTTTCAGGGCGATTTTCTCTCACCAGTTGTCCAGGAGATGGTCAAAAATTTCATTCTTGAAAGTCACCAGAACCCACCTGTTGGTCAGGAAATTGAGAAAACCGGCTCTGGCACGAAAGAAGGCATCACGGTCGACCGGCCTAGCTATCTCGACATGGAACGACACACGGGGCAAAACGAGCCACCAGCATCTGGTCCAGAAGGATCAAGCAAGCGCATCGTCGAT GTTGTTTTGAGTGACATGTCAGCACCCTGGGAGCAAACCACCGGCTTTAGCGTGAAGACATTGAGTAATCCCTATCATAGGTTGATGAACACGAGCGGAAACGGCTTCCGTGACCATGTGGGCAGTATG GACCTTTGCGCTGCTGCTCTCCAATTTGCTAGCGACACTCTTCGATCTGGGGGACATTTCGTCTGCAAATTCTACCAGGGACCTGAGGATAAGGAGTTCGAGAAAAAGTTGAAAACTCTTTTCACGAAAGTTTTCAGAGAGAAGCCTGATTCTTCAAGAAAGGTACTTCCCGAAGTCAAATCGTGA